From a single Petroclostridium xylanilyticum genomic region:
- a CDS encoding HpcH/HpaI aldolase family protein: MNNVKERLKKGESIIGTMVTVFDNPDIVKMLKVCGFDLFIVDSEHGYMDYSKVAGLFGIARAIGIAGLVRIPEVKREVVLKYMEMGADGILLPNTETVEQARALVEYAKYYPMGNRGVSLLRAHTSYEKIPSAVEYMKKANEETILMVQIESPKGVENVGKILDIEGIDAAFIGPNDLSQSMGIMGQTDNPMFIEAVDKVITAAKERNKFSGIHMMSAAALEPWINKGMTLNLWANDVVMLMNAAREGLSQLKK; encoded by the coding sequence TTGAATAACGTAAAAGAAAGATTAAAAAAAGGTGAGTCTATTATAGGAACCATGGTAACAGTATTTGACAATCCGGATATTGTAAAAATGTTAAAAGTGTGCGGATTCGACTTATTTATTGTTGACAGCGAACATGGTTATATGGACTACAGTAAAGTAGCAGGACTGTTTGGAATTGCAAGAGCAATAGGTATTGCCGGGTTAGTTAGAATACCTGAAGTGAAAAGAGAAGTTGTATTAAAGTATATGGAAATGGGGGCGGACGGTATACTGCTTCCAAATACTGAAACTGTTGAACAGGCTCGAGCTTTAGTAGAATATGCAAAATATTACCCAATGGGTAACAGAGGAGTTTCCTTGCTAAGAGCCCATACCAGCTATGAAAAAATACCAAGTGCTGTTGAATATATGAAAAAAGCCAATGAAGAAACTATATTAATGGTTCAGATTGAATCACCTAAAGGCGTTGAAAATGTCGGTAAGATCTTAGATATTGAAGGTATAGATGCTGCTTTCATAGGACCTAATGATTTATCTCAGAGCATGGGAATTATGGGACAAACAGATAATCCTATGTTCATTGAAGCAGTGGATAAGGTTATTACAGCTGCAAAGGAAAGAAATAAGTTCTCAGGTATTCACATGATGTCTGCTGCGGCTTTGGAACCATGGATCAATAAAGGAATGACTTTGAATCTGTGGGCGAACGATGTTGTAATGTTAATGAATGCAGCAAGAGAAGGATTAAGCCAGCTTAAAAA
- a CDS encoding sigma 54-interacting transcriptional regulator, translating into MIKITIVAPYADFVDLAEKTFREHNEYPHKLEYELNQYELEVILAYGADEVRCLKLDSDVVVARGVTAYELRNRDYYIPVVEIPVAGNDLIRCLHESKTRFGTKPVAVIGSRNMIYGVESLSDIVGLDIKPFVMSNREEVKRLVNAAVNQGIQVIIGGIPTCEYAIKLGLDTILIKTGKESIWQAITEAKRVAYISRIEQEKALRFKTILDYAYEGIIAVDNKNTISVFNSSSEKTLGINAQKAIGKKFEEIIPKSKLTDLVNTKDECIDEIIKHNDIQLAVNKVPIVLKGENLGTVLTFQNVTKIQEMEGKIREKIYTRGHVAKHTFEDIIGESKKIKDVIKMAKRFSQVDSNILIVGETGTGKELFAQSIHNYSPRKRGPFVAVNCAALPENLLESELFGYVEGAFTGAAKGGKPGLFELAHRGTIFLDEISEISLKLQGRLLRVIQEKEIMRLGHDRVIPVDVRIISATNKDLYTLAQKGDFREDLYYRLDILKINLPPLRDRREDILIIVEYFIKNYCLQFRKGDITITQKAKERLQDYDWSGNIRELRNICERLVVLNQGNIISEKDVEAVLPDRCNLRIPFNDEEAIDSMNIKYNYTEELKKFERERIKAVLERVGYNKIKAAESLGISRTTLWRRMKELDII; encoded by the coding sequence ATGATAAAGATAACAATTGTAGCTCCGTATGCAGATTTCGTCGACCTGGCGGAAAAGACTTTCAGAGAGCATAATGAATATCCTCATAAACTTGAATATGAACTAAACCAATATGAGTTGGAAGTAATTCTTGCTTATGGGGCTGATGAAGTAAGGTGCCTAAAACTAGATTCCGATGTGGTAGTTGCGCGGGGCGTTACTGCTTATGAACTGAGAAATAGAGACTACTATATACCGGTTGTAGAGATACCTGTAGCAGGTAATGATCTTATACGCTGTCTGCATGAGAGTAAAACGCGTTTTGGGACTAAACCGGTTGCTGTCATTGGTTCAAGAAATATGATATATGGAGTTGAAAGTCTGTCCGATATTGTTGGGTTAGATATAAAGCCTTTTGTTATGTCCAATAGAGAAGAAGTTAAAAGATTGGTAAATGCCGCAGTAAATCAAGGTATTCAGGTTATTATTGGAGGAATTCCAACATGTGAGTATGCAATCAAGCTGGGATTAGATACCATACTGATCAAAACCGGTAAAGAGTCTATATGGCAAGCAATCACGGAGGCTAAAAGGGTAGCTTACATTAGTAGGATAGAGCAGGAAAAAGCGCTGCGCTTTAAGACTATTCTTGACTATGCTTATGAAGGTATTATTGCTGTTGATAATAAAAATACAATATCTGTTTTTAATTCTTCCTCTGAAAAAACCCTTGGCATTAATGCGCAGAAAGCAATTGGTAAGAAATTTGAAGAGATAATACCAAAATCGAAGCTGACAGATTTGGTAAATACCAAAGACGAATGCATTGATGAAATCATAAAGCATAACGATATACAACTGGCAGTAAATAAAGTGCCTATCGTATTAAAAGGGGAAAATCTGGGAACTGTTCTTACTTTTCAGAATGTTACAAAGATTCAGGAGATGGAAGGGAAAATAAGGGAGAAGATATATACCCGTGGGCATGTTGCGAAACACACCTTTGAAGATATTATTGGTGAAAGTAAGAAAATTAAAGATGTGATAAAAATGGCTAAAAGATTTAGTCAGGTCGATTCAAATATTTTGATAGTTGGCGAAACAGGAACGGGGAAAGAGCTTTTTGCTCAAAGTATTCATAATTACAGTCCTAGAAAAAGAGGTCCCTTTGTAGCCGTTAACTGTGCGGCTCTTCCTGAAAATTTATTGGAGAGTGAGTTGTTTGGATATGTAGAGGGAGCGTTCACTGGCGCTGCAAAAGGTGGAAAGCCGGGGCTTTTTGAACTGGCGCACAGGGGCACTATCTTTTTGGATGAGATCTCTGAAATTTCATTAAAATTGCAAGGGCGTCTGCTAAGAGTAATACAGGAAAAAGAGATTATGCGCCTTGGACACGATAGGGTCATACCCGTAGATGTAAGAATTATCTCAGCAACCAATAAAGATTTATATACTCTGGCTCAAAAAGGAGACTTTAGGGAAGATTTGTATTATAGGCTGGATATATTGAAAATTAATTTACCGCCACTTAGGGATAGGAGAGAAGACATACTTATTATTGTAGAGTATTTTATAAAAAATTATTGCTTGCAATTTAGAAAGGGAGATATAACTATTACTCAAAAGGCAAAGGAGAGGCTGCAAGATTATGATTGGTCTGGCAATATAAGGGAGTTAAGAAATATATGTGAGAGATTAGTAGTGCTAAATCAAGGAAATATAATAAGCGAGAAAGACGTTGAGGCTGTTTTGCCGGACAGATGTAATTTAAGAATCCCCTTTAACGATGAAGAGGCTATTGATTCAATGAATATAAAATACAATTACACAGAGGAATTGAAAAAGTTTGAAAGAGAAAGGATAAAAGCTGTACTTGAACGTGTAGGTTATAACAAAATTAAGGCAGCTGAAAGCCTGGGCATTAGTCGTACAACATTGTGGAGGCGTATGAAAGAGTTAGATATTATTTGA
- a CDS encoding tripartite tricarboxylate transporter substrate binding protein has protein sequence MKKFLKVAALLVAVLMLASVFAVGCAKKQEETEPAAQEAKKEEPKKEESKQDDVKYPTKPIQVVVPAGAGGDTDLNARTLGKYLEKELGQPVVIVNVNGAGGTLGSKKVKDSAPDGYTVLFYHPSMLLNKLLGLVDYTYSDFENAGVAVLDDTNVFVVNAESPYKNLKDLIDDAKKNPGKIRFATEVGAFTHLQVLAFQDAADVQLNVVDVGAAAQKTAALLGKQIDIIGTQYGLVKDHITAGKFRALGVLSNERNPLIPDVPTFKEQGIDIAFTKFFFYSFPKGTPKEVIEKFSKAVEKVVTTNEEYKADAKKFLVTPTYMAPVDAMKYIKEKEDYYNTFKDKIMDVKNSEKKEEKK, from the coding sequence ATGAAAAAGTTTTTAAAAGTAGCTGCGTTATTAGTAGCAGTACTAATGTTAGCTTCTGTGTTTGCAGTGGGATGCGCCAAGAAGCAGGAAGAAACCGAGCCTGCAGCACAAGAAGCAAAGAAAGAAGAGCCTAAAAAAGAAGAATCCAAGCAAGATGATGTTAAATACCCAACCAAACCTATCCAGGTTGTTGTTCCGGCCGGAGCAGGTGGAGATACTGACCTAAACGCAAGAACATTAGGTAAATACCTTGAAAAAGAATTAGGCCAGCCTGTGGTAATCGTAAATGTAAATGGTGCAGGCGGAACCCTCGGTTCAAAAAAGGTTAAGGATTCAGCCCCGGATGGTTACACTGTATTGTTCTACCATCCTTCCATGCTGTTAAATAAGCTGCTAGGGCTTGTAGACTACACTTACTCTGATTTTGAAAATGCCGGCGTGGCTGTATTGGATGACACTAACGTATTTGTTGTAAATGCCGAGTCGCCATACAAAAACCTTAAAGATTTAATTGATGATGCGAAGAAAAATCCAGGAAAGATTAGGTTCGCTACAGAAGTTGGAGCTTTCACCCACTTACAGGTGCTTGCATTTCAGGATGCTGCTGATGTTCAACTGAACGTAGTCGATGTTGGTGCAGCTGCTCAAAAGACAGCTGCACTGTTAGGAAAGCAAATTGATATCATTGGAACTCAGTATGGATTGGTTAAAGATCATATTACAGCAGGAAAGTTTAGGGCATTGGGTGTTCTTTCTAACGAAAGAAATCCTTTAATTCCTGATGTACCAACCTTTAAGGAACAGGGGATTGATATTGCATTCACGAAGTTCTTCTTCTACTCCTTCCCTAAAGGAACACCAAAGGAAGTTATAGAAAAGTTCAGTAAGGCAGTAGAAAAAGTGGTAACAACCAATGAAGAATATAAGGCAGATGCTAAGAAATTCCTGGTTACGCCAACCTATATGGCACCTGTCGATGCCATGAAGTACATTAAGGAAAAAGAAGACTATTACAACACATTTAAAGACAAGATTATGGATGTTAAAAACAGTGAAAAGAAAGAAGAAAAGAAATAA
- the garR gene encoding 2-hydroxy-3-oxopropionate reductase, with protein sequence MSKKIGFIGLGIMGKPMAKNLLKAGYSLRVYDINMEAVKEVAAAGAEQGESAKDVAEKSEIIITMLPNSPHVKQVVLGENGVLEGAKPGTILVDMSSIAPLVSQEIAAKVAQKGVIMLDAPVSGGEPKAIDGTLSIMVGGPEDAFEQVKDILLVMGASAVRVGDVGSGNTTKLANQIIVALNIAAMSEAMVLATKAGVDPEKVYQAIRGGLAGSTVLDAKVPLVLQRNFNPGFRIELHIKDLMNALDTAHEVGVPLPLTSQIMEIMQALKVDGKAKDDHGGVIQFYEKLAQVEVKKNN encoded by the coding sequence ATGAGCAAAAAAATAGGATTTATTGGTCTGGGAATTATGGGAAAGCCGATGGCTAAGAACTTATTGAAGGCAGGGTATTCCCTAAGAGTGTACGATATTAATATGGAAGCTGTTAAAGAAGTTGCAGCAGCCGGGGCTGAACAGGGAGAATCCGCAAAAGACGTAGCAGAAAAAAGTGAAATTATCATCACTATGTTACCTAACTCTCCTCATGTTAAACAGGTTGTATTGGGTGAGAATGGAGTTTTAGAGGGTGCAAAGCCTGGTACAATATTAGTAGATATGAGTTCTATTGCTCCTCTGGTTTCTCAGGAAATTGCAGCTAAAGTTGCACAAAAGGGAGTGATTATGCTGGATGCCCCTGTAAGTGGAGGAGAACCTAAAGCGATTGACGGGACATTATCCATCATGGTAGGCGGTCCCGAAGACGCTTTTGAACAGGTGAAAGATATTTTATTGGTTATGGGCGCCTCGGCAGTTAGAGTTGGGGATGTTGGCAGCGGAAATACTACCAAGCTTGCAAATCAAATCATTGTGGCATTAAATATTGCTGCCATGTCCGAGGCAATGGTTCTGGCCACCAAGGCAGGAGTTGACCCTGAAAAGGTATACCAGGCTATTCGGGGCGGACTGGCAGGCAGTACAGTGTTGGATGCAAAAGTTCCTCTGGTTTTACAAAGAAACTTTAATCCTGGCTTCAGAATTGAACTACATATCAAAGACTTAATGAATGCCCTGGATACGGCTCATGAGGTTGGTGTGCCTTTACCTTTAACCAGTCAGATCATGGAGATTATGCAGGCGCTCAAAGTGGATGGAAAAGCAAAAGACGACCATGGGGGAGTTATCCAGTTTTATGAAAAATTAGCCCAAGTGGAAGTTAAGAAAAATAATTAA
- a CDS encoding YaiI/YqxD family protein — protein sequence MKILVDADACPVKNIITKIAKEYKLRVLMFIDTSHFLDDGYSDVIMVDKGRDSVDIALINKVEKGDIVVTQDYGVAAMAFSKQAYGINQNGFIYTKDNIDKLLFERHLSQKIRRAGGRTSNPRKRTKEDDEKFERAFRNLCCKKEDS from the coding sequence ATGAAAATTCTTGTAGATGCAGACGCATGTCCTGTAAAGAATATTATTACAAAAATAGCTAAAGAATACAAGCTGCGCGTCTTAATGTTTATAGATACCAGTCATTTTCTTGACGATGGATATTCGGATGTTATAATGGTTGACAAAGGACGTGATTCGGTAGATATTGCCTTGATTAACAAAGTAGAAAAAGGTGATATTGTAGTAACGCAAGATTACGGTGTTGCTGCCATGGCATTTTCCAAACAGGCATATGGCATTAATCAGAACGGATTTATTTATACTAAAGACAATATTGACAAACTCTTGTTTGAGAGACATCTGTCTCAAAAAATCCGCCGCGCAGGAGGCAGGACCTCCAACCCCCGCAAGAGAACAAAAGAAGATGATGAAAAGTTCGAAAGGGCATTTAGAAACCTGTGCTGCAAAAAAGAAGATAGCTAA